In Corticium candelabrum chromosome 1, ooCorCand1.1, whole genome shotgun sequence, the genomic stretch ATCTGTATCTGCGACATCTGCATCCTTTGAAGCTCCATCAAATACTACAACTTCTGTCTCCACTACAACACTTAGACTTACTCCaacatctctccaatacaacattTGTGTCTACTTTTGCCACAGCTGTCTGCACAACGAAAACCCAATCTAATGCATGTACATTAGTTCAATCAAGTCAAACAACGACATCACTTGTCCTTGATTCTAGAGACACTCAACCCAGAACTTCATCCTTCTTCAACACCAGGACCCAGAACCTACATCATTTGTCTCCTCTATAACACAGCCAAACACATCACCTCTCCTCAAAAAACTCCGGCAACCAAGTAAAGTATCTTTGTCAATGCAGGGAACAATATCATCATTCTTTTAAAAGACCCATCACAATTCCACCAACTTTTTCGTCTAGTGCTCTAACAAACACTACAACGTCCCCACATATAGTTACCGTCCCTTTAACTTCTCCAGAAAGGACATCGTCTACTGGCCAAGCAGGAACTGAGCAACGTACAGTGACAGTTTCCAATAGAAAAGAGCTAAGTGCTCCAACAACTTCACCAGCCTCGGAGCCAGGTAAAAGCAGTGATACAATGGCTGACTACCAAAAAAGTCCACCAAGTATGCTATCAATGGGGCCTGTAACACAGTGTGGATGTCATGATGGTTGTGCCGTGTTGAAGAGATGCATTTGTCGTCGAAAACAGCAACTGTGTTCTCCAAGCTGCCATCGTGGAAGGTGCTGCAATAGCACAATAGTTGATAAATCACGCACAGTTACACTGGATAGCAGTGATGAAGATACTGATGAAGTCAATCCAATTACCGGTAAGATGTGGTTGCCTCTAATGCACTTAACCCTAGAAGATGAACAACATCTAATAAACTCTGAATGGTTGAACGACCAACACATTTCAGCAGCACAAGAATTGCTGAAAAAGCAATTTCCAAATGTAGGTGGTTTGCTGTCACCACTCATCGGAACATCTACAGTAGGGTTTGCTCCAGCTGATGTAGGAGCTGTCCAAATTCACAACAGCGACTGTCTTCACTGGTTAACGTCGACAGTTGGAATATTCAATCCAACTTGTGTTGAGATTTTTGACAGCCTGTCAAGTGGACATCTTAGCCTTTCTCTTCGAAGCCAGCTGTCAGATCTCTACAGGTTGGTGGCAGATGACGATGGAAAAATTAGAACGATCATCAAATCGGTTCAACAGTAGCGGCTAGGAAAAGGAAACTGCGGCCTTTTCGTGATAGCCTTTGCCACTTCCATTTGCTATGGTGTAGAGCCAAGCAGCACAAGTTATTCAGAGCATTCTTTACGTCGCCATCTCCACCAACGTTTAGAGTCTGGAACTATGACTCCATTTCCCGAGTCAAAGCTGTCAGTGAGGAGGGCAGTTGAAACTAAGGTACAAATTAGCATCCACTGCACCTGCTTTAGCCACTTGCCAGGATGTAAGATGACCCAGTgcaacagctgcaacaactgGTTTCATGTGAAGTGTGTGTCACGTCCCAAAGAAAGAGCCAGGATTGTTCATCAGGCAACTTGGTCCTGCCACAGCTGTTTGGACAGATCAAATTAAACAGCACCTGCGGATGTGTCTAAATACTTATTATGTCTCCCTTGTTCTCTCCTACTGtactcattgtgtgtgtgtgtgtgtgtgtgtgtgtgtgtgtgtgtgtgtgtgtgtctgtgtgtgcccATGTTCTCGAAAATTTGTCATTTACCTTAGTTAGGTAATTTGCTAGCGTAACCTATTGTTGCTACTCTTCTAAGTTGTAAAGCTTGTGCTCGATCTGTCTTGTGCTTTAGCCTTAGAcagtaatatataaatagaatgAATGTTAAATAATCACCAGAGTTCTAAATGTATAGTGCAAGTCGAGATATCATTAGAAATGAAGAAACACAGATGATATGTTGGTGTAATGAACTCACCGGCCGGCCGGTGTCTTGTTGACTGCAGGTGTGTTGTAACGCCGTAAGCTCCCCATCTGTTGTGGCTCCTGCCTTTTTCTGAAACGTCAACGTACACCATTTGCGAATTTGCAAATGGTCTAGTCCATTCGCAAACAGTCTAGATTCGCAATACTGTCTGACAGTTCGCGTCTCGTCTAGCCTGTATAAGAATTCGTAAATGGtctagcccattcgcgaatggtCTGGATTCGCATTTGGTCCGTTACATACGCATGTGCACTTTAATACACAACGTTTCTTGTTTCACCTTCGGACACGGACAACTTTACAACCAATGTGTCTGCCCTCGTACACCCATTGTACAATTCATCAATTACGTCTTCATTGTGATTTGTATAGACATCTTAATATTATACGCTTACATCACAGATTTGATCTAAGACACGTCACATCTCTGAAGTACAATCTTCGAATATAACACTGCCTTCGTAA encodes the following:
- the LOC134190972 gene encoding uncharacterized protein LOC134190972 — its product is MADYQKSPPSMLSMGPVTQCGCHDGCAVLKRCICRRKQQLCSPSCHRGRCCNSTIVDKSRTVTLDSSDEDTDEVNPITGKMWLPLMHLTLEDEQHLINSEWLNDQHISAAQELLKKQFPNVGGLLSPLIGTSTVGFAPADVGAVQIHNSDCLHWLTSTVGIFNPTCVEIFDSLSSGHLSLSLRSQLSDLYRLVADDDGKIRTIIKSVQQ